In the genome of Andrena cerasifolii isolate SP2316 chromosome 5, iyAndCera1_principal, whole genome shotgun sequence, one region contains:
- the Dop gene encoding microtubule-associated serine/threonine (MAST) protein kinase dop isoform X3 yields MDQNRNRPSRPRLRSHGNSARVLVFDYAESEESAYGAEADAQKRTVPPEVESKEAPARPVSGELSNLVRMRNSAIGKSAPSLSVHVRDFNIPRRAAKTAHRKSFIATTSPTLPRCHSPLSAFVPIVGSPLESPRMSSSPHFAFAPIKRIGGATGTGDGRRWSVASLPSSGYGTTPGSSNVSSQCSSQERLHQLPNVPTKDELRMLSCHFSKPGTPCSSHPGFPGSSISSIPGSVSLSLEEEGRRSPLHRPRSRSLSSPSRSPVLDSEIVMMNTLYKERFPKATQQMEERLTNFINENRELDEYEVMANMTQDSLPILRFVHHQVFEMARDCLQKSQEKLITTRYFYEMSENLEHLLMETKEKSLEAATRLTGLIKKLLLVISRPARLLECLEFDPEEFYHLLEQAEGQAKINGGIKTDIPRYIINKLSLNRDPISELQEDLNKLEDSASSSDSNLQITSSPNKDEEKAQRVPCEGDYEVLKLISNGAYGAVYLVKEKTSRHRFAMKKINKNNLMLRNQVEQVFAERDIMSFTDNPFVVSMYCSFETKKHLCLVMEYVEGGDCANLLKNIGPLPPDMARFYFAETVLAVEYLHSYGIVHRDLKPDNLLITALGHIKLTDFGLSKMGLMSLATNLYEGYIDRDTRQFSDKQVFGTPEYIAPEVILRQGYGKPVDWWSMGIILYEFLIGCVPFFGETPEELFAHTVNDDIEWPDEDEWPVQPEARDIITALLQQSPRDRLGTGGSHEVKEHPYFYGVNWNTLLRQKAEFVPQLINDEDTSYFDTRMNRYNHDIGDDTDDTDDSPLFGSFSSYSPLSRKISQTRPPQINPEPESDSSKKQLFRNELERTVAQLSLGSVNLITPLSKLAESTPLEKSRPPSSIRSSSSSIETPPKANKSGASFTSPATVTSGESQLTVIKNAQVEGTSISLSTPDSSQTESEDISPQIQRKRHVHSRDKLPRLDLVAANRDAAEDSKHNSSTDSFDSFNALPILPSAKQKPRSVIKSASTSGLSLVIPTSDFSYDASFNAQQIESPGGSSTASSRDTSPCRELSPLVTSLKPPIIIRRGPCGFGFTVHTIRVYYGDSDFYTMHHLVMAVDQSSPAFEAGLRPGDLITHINGEPVQGLYHIQVLQLMLSGGDHVTLRSTPLENTSIKTGGRKRDLAQSKMARRTLHKQRKQRRDHSDKKRKTSLFKRISSKRASVEMQQPLTISCPLSAPILSSDSKPPLMMAAGICSPSMVTPSRSFQSFTRSQDPSPYFAACAKSVCSPSPPTNRVSSDSYHSTGNSSPCSSPNSSSPGSNTSAANLTTISNQSHYQRPSTLHGLKHKLHTAAKNIHSPNRRKSVGHIPLSPLARTPSPSPLPASPTRSPSPLAFPTGHQPGSSNTTQSYSPGVCLSTPNNQKKSYGRPKSAEPGSPLLRRALSPDRLHPRSAENKTSISPLANTVVKVTPRVTIAQSSHSISSDDSGDSFKEIDAKGEKKVTGEQKTDYSKITHGISINLGAVGMSNSCGGTQLPRIAEEKDSPTGSKADDYSAKEAPPVDINDKGNPFASKSVEPERTSECGNRRGHESKLEGQNSCTKICMEPSGNKVEENARSDSSSNIQARSLQVALHKLSQSNEKGSLALLQKTSSLGGEKGAQASAQKPPSQSVEKVLQSAAQKPPSQSSEKVWQSSAQKPPSQSSEKVPQPSAQKSPSQSERTLQSTSLKSSQASEKSLQTAQKQLQGVEKGSLFHKSSEQKAAGKSSEANAEGRKILKKYKVDSAEGVGNLGMFEASGSGKDKKNN; encoded by the exons ATGGATCAGAACAGGAACAGGCCAAGTAGGCCGCGTCTTCGTTCGCACGGCAATTCCGCCAGGGTCCTTGTTTTCGACTATGCCGAAAGCGAAGAGTCCGCTTACGGCGCTGAGGCAGACGCGCAGAAGCGGACAGTGCCACCCGAAGTTGAAAGCAAGGAGGCTCCCGCTCGACCTG TAAGCGGCGAGCTGTCGAATCTGGTTCGAATGAGGAACTCTGCGATTGGGAAGTCTGCGCCTTCTTTGTCTGTTCACGTG CGTGATTTTAACATTCCTCGACGTGCTGCCAAAACAGCGCATCGTAAATCTTTTATAGCGACCACGTCTCCTACCTTACCGCGATGCCATTCACCGTTATCAG CATTCGTCCCGATTGTAGGCAGTCCCCTAGAGAGCCCTAGGATGTCATCCAGTCCACATTTTGCTTTTGCTCCGATTAAAAG GATCGGCGGTGCCACGGGAACTGGAGACGGCAGACGATGGTCGGTCGCCAGCTTGCCGTCCAGTGGGTATGGAACCACACCTGGCTCCAGTAACGTCTCG TCACAGTGCTCGAGCCAAGAACGTTTGCATCAACTTCCGAATGTCCCGACCAAGGACGAGCTGCGTATGCTTTCTTGCCATTTCTCCAAGCCTGGCACGCCGTGCTCCTCGCACCCTGGCTTCCCGGGCTCCAGCATCTCCAGCATCCCCGGCAGCGTGTCGCTCAGCCTCGAGGAGGAAGGTCGTAGGTCCCCGTTACATAGACCACGCTCCCGAAGTTTGAG TAGTCCTAGCCGGTCTCCTGTATTGGACAGTGAAATTGTTATGATGAATACCCTTTATAAAGAACGATTTCCAAAG GCAACGCAGCAGATGGAAGAGCGGCTGACTAACTTTATCAACGAGAACAGGGAGCTGGACGAGTACGAGGTGATGGCGAATATGACGCAGGACTCCTTGCCCATTCTGCGGTTCGTGCATCATCAAGTGTTCGAGATGGCGAGGGACTGCCTGCAGAAGTCTCAGGAGAAACTCATCACGACTAGATACTTTTACGAGATGAGCGAGAATCTGGAGCATCTGTTGATGGAG ACCAAGGAGAAGTCGCTTGAAGCAGCAACGAGACTAACAGGACTAATCAAGAAGCTACTGTTGGTGATATCGCGTCCAGCTCGTTTATTAGAGTGTCTAGAATTCGATCCAGAAGAGTTCTATCATCTGCTCGAGCAGGCTGAGGGTCAGGCGAAGATTAACGGAGGGATAAAGACAGATATACCGCGGTATATTATTAACAAGCTTTCTCTCAACAGAGATCCAATCTCGG AGCTCCAAGAAGATTTAAATAAACTGGAGGACTCGGCCAGTTCGAGCGACAGCAACTTGCAGATCACTTCAAGCCCGAATAAGGACGAGGAGAAGGCCCAGCGCGTGCCCTGCGAGGGCGATTACGAGGTGTTGAAGCTGATCAGCAACGGCGCCTATGGCGCGGTGTATCTGGTCAAAGAGAAGACCAGCAGGCACAGATTTGCCATGAAGAAGATCAACAAGAACAACTTAATGCTGCGCAATCAAGTAGAGCAGGTGTTCGCCGAGAGGGACATAATGAGCTTCACGGACAATCCATTCGTAGTTTCCATGTATTGCAGCTTCGAGACGAAA AAACACTTGTGCTTGGTGATGGAGTACGTGGAGGGCGGCGACTGtgcaaatttgttaaaaaacatCGGCCCACTGCCACCGGATATGGCGAGGTTCTATTTCGCGGAAACTGTTCTAGCTGTTGAATACTTGCACAGCTACGGGATCGTACATCGAGACTTGAAGCCTGACAATCTACTCATCACTGCTCTAGGTCACATTAAACTGACGGACTTCGGTCTGAGCAAGATGGGCCTGATGTCGTTGGCGACGAACCTTTACGAGGGCTACATAGACAGGGACACGAGACAGTTCTCGGACAAGCAGGTGTTCGGCACACCGGAATATATCGCCCCCGAGGTGATACTGCGCCAGGGATACGGCAAACCTGTCGATTGGTGGTCCATGGGCATTATACTGTACGAGTTTCTAATCGGCTGCGTGCCGTTCTTCGGCGAGACGCCGGAGGAGTTATTCGCTCACACGGTGAACGACGACATCGAGTGGCCCGACGAAGATGAGTGGCCCGTCCAACCGGAAGCCAGGGACATCATAACGGCGCTGTTGCAACAGAGCCCTAGGGATCGATTGGGAACGGGCGGCTCGCACGAGGTGAAGGAGCACCCGTATTTCTACGGGGTAAACTGGAACACTTTGCTGAGGCAGAAGGCCGAGTTCGTGCCGCAGTTGATCAATGACGAGGACACGAGTTACTTTGACACTCGTATGAATAGATACAATCACGACATAGGCGACGACACGGATGACACCGACGATTCCCCTCTGTTCGGATCGTTCTCGTCGTACTCCCCTCTGTCGAGGAAGATTTCGCAGACCCGTCCGCCGCAGATAAACCCTGAGCCTGAGTCGGACAGCTCCAAGAAACAGTTGTTCCGTAACGAGCTTGAGCGCACAGTCGCGCAATTGTCCCTCGGGTCCGTGAATCTGATCACGCCTCTGTCTAAGCTGGCAGAATCGACTCCCTTGGAGAAAAGTCGACCTCCATCGTCCATTAGAAGCAGCAGCTCCTCTATAGAGACACCGCCCAAGGCGAACAAGTCAGGCGCGTCGTTCACCAGCCCAGCCACGGTCACCAGCGGTGAGTCACAGTTGACGGTGATCAAGAATGCTCAGGTGGAGGGGACGTCGATCAGCTTGAGCACCCCTGACTCGTCGCAGACAGAGTCCGAGGATATCAGTCCGCAGATCCAGAGAAAGAGGCACGTCCACTCACGCGACAAGCTGCCCAG GTTGGACCTGGTCGCTGCGAACAGAGACGCAGCCGAGGATAGCAAGCACAACTCTAGCACCGATTCCTTCGACTCGTTCAATGCGTTGCCGATTCTGCCGTCGGCGAAACAGAAGCCGCGGTCTGTGATCAAGTCCGCGTCTACTAGTGGGTTGTCCTTGGTGATACCGACAAGTGATTTCTCCT ACGACGCGTCCTTCAACGCTCAGCAAATCGAGTCCCCCGGAGGATCGTCCACCGCTTCCTCGAGAGACACGTCCCCTTGTCGCGAATTGAGTCCCCTCGTGACTAGCTTGAAACCACCCATCATCATTCGACGGGGGCCGTGCGGATTTGGCTTCACTGTGCACACTATTAGAGTCTACTACGGGGACAGTGATTTTTATACTATGCATCATCTGGTCATG GCTGTTGACCAGTCCAGTCCAGCGTTCGAGGCTGGCTTAAGACCAGGCGATCTCATCACGCATATAAACGGCGAGCCAGTGCAGGGTCTGTATCATATCCAAGTTCTTCAGTTGATGCTGAGCGGCGGCGATCACGTGACTCTGCGAAGCACACCTTTGGAGAACACCAGCATTAAGACCGGCGGACGGAAGAGAGATCTGGCTCAGAGCAAGATGGCCCGCAGGACTCTGCACAAGCAGCGAAAGCAGAGGCGTGATCATTCCGATAAGAAACGAAAAACGTCCCTTTTTAAGCGAATCAGCTCGAAACGAGCTAGCGTAGAGATGCAACAG ccATTAACTATCAGTTGTCCATTGTCAGCACCCATTCTATCCAGCGACAGCAAACCTCCACTTATG ATGGCCGCAGGAATCTGTTCGCCGTCCATGGTGACCCCCAGTAGGTCCTTCCAGTCGTTCACACGCTCCCAGGACCCGTCGCCGTACTTTGCAGCCTGCGCGAAGTCCGTTTGCAGCCCCTCGCCGCCCACAAACCGCGTCAGCTCGGACTCCTATCACTCGACAGGCAACTCGAGCCCCTGCTCAAGCCCCAACTCATCGTCCCCGGGCTCCAACACGTCGGCCGCGAATTTAACGACGATCTCGAACCAGTCCCACTACCAGAGACCGAGCACCCTCCACGGTTTGAAGCACAAGCTGCACACGGCGGCGAAGAACATTCATTCCCCTAATCGCAGAAAATCCGTGGGCCACATACCGTTGTCCCCGTTGGCTAGAACCCCTAGTCCGTCGCCGCTACCTGCTAGCCCCACGAGGAGCCCAAGTCCGCTGGCGTTTCCGACGGGACACCAGCCTGGCAGTTCTAACACCACTCAGTCTTACAGTCCAG GTGTTTGCCTATCAACGCCCAATAACCAGAAGAAGAGCTACGGGCGGCCAAAGTCAGCCGAGCCTGGCTCTCCGCTTCTGAGGAGAGCGCTCAGCCCGGACAGACTCCATCCACGCTCAGCGGAGAACAAGACGTCCATATCGCCCTTAGCTAACACCGTAGTGAAAGTGACACCCCGCGTAACCATAGCGCAGTCGTCTCACTCCATTTCTTCCGATGACAGCGGCGACAGCTTCAAGGAGATCGACGCTAAAGGCGAGAAGAAAGTGACGGGCGAACAGAAGACCGATTACTCGAAGATCACCCACGGGATATCGATCAACTTAGGGGCCGTCGGCATGTCTAATTCGTGCGGCGGCACGCAGCTGCCGAGAATAGCGGAGGAGAAGGATTCACCGACCGGTTCCAAGGCGGATGATTACTCGGCGAAGGAAGCTCCGCCTGTGGACATCAACGATAAGGGTAATCCATTTGCCAGCAAGTCTGTGGAGCCTGAGAGAACCAGCGAATGTGGCAATCGTCGTGGCCACGAGTCGAAGTTGGAAGGGCAGAACTCGTGTACGAAGATCTGTATGGAACCGTCTGGTAATAAAGTCGAAGAGAACGCTCGGTCGGATAGCTCCTCTAATATACAAGCACGTAGTTTGCAAGTCGCGCTGCACAAACTATCTCAGAGCAATGAGAAGGGCTCGCTAGCTTTGCTTCAAAAAACATCGTCGTTGGGTGGTGAAAAAGGCGCTCAGGCTTCTGCTCAGAAGCCGCCATCGCAGAGTGTCGAGAAGGTTTTGCAATCCGCGGCTCAGAAGCCGCCATCGCAGAGCAGTGAAAAAGTCTGGCAATCCTCGGCTCAGAAGCCTCCATCGCAGAGCAGCGAAAAGGTCCCGCAACCCTCAGCTCAGAAGTCCCCATCGCAGAGCGAGAGAACGCTGCAGTCCACATCGCTGAAGTCTTCTCAGGCCAGCGAGAAGAGTCTGCAGACCGCGCAGAAACAGCTTCAGGGCGTCGAGAAGGGATCCCTGTTTCATAAATCGAGCGAGCAAAAGGCAGCCGGTAAGAGTTCCGAGGCTAACGCAGAGGGTAGGAAGATACTGAAGAAATACAAAGTGGACAGCGCCGAGGGTGTAGGCAACTTGGGCATGTTCGAAGCCAGTGGGTCAGGGAAGGATAAGAAAAACAATTGA